A stretch of Bombina bombina isolate aBomBom1 chromosome 2, aBomBom1.pri, whole genome shotgun sequence DNA encodes these proteins:
- the LOC128646862 gene encoding uncharacterized protein LOC128646862 encodes MTVFFKPAASICYPVTVSPTVAPGYPVPAEKPASTLPVTVLFEPAAPIYYPVTVSPTVSPGYPGPAEKPASTLPVTVLFEPAAPIYYPVTVSPIVSPGYPVPAEKPASTLPVTVLFEPAAPIYYPVTISPTVSPGYPVPAEKPASTLPVTVFFKPAASICYPVTVSPTVAPGYPVPAEKPASTLPVTVLFEPAAPICYPVTVSPTCFA; translated from the exons ATGACAGTCTTCTTCAAACCTGCTGCATCTATCTgttatcctgtgactgtctcaccaaCAGTAGcccctgggtatcctgtgcctgctgagaaacctgcgTCTACCTTACCAGTGACAGTCTTATTCGAACCTGCTGCACCTATCTATTATCCTGTGACCGTCTCACCAACAGTATCCCCTGGGTATCCtgggcctgctgagaaacctgCGTCTACCTTACCAGTGACAGTCTTATTCGAACCTGCTGCACCTATCTATTATCCTGTGACCGTCTCACCAATAGTATcccctgggtatcctgtgcctgctgagaaacctgcatCTACCTTACCAGTAACAGTCTTATTCGAACCTGCTGCACCTATCTATTATCCTGTGACCATCTCACCAACAGTATcccctgggtatcctgtgcctgctgagaaacctgcgTCTACCTTACCAGTGACAGTCTTCTTCAAACCTGCTGCATCTATCTGTTATCCTGTGACCGTCTCACCAACAGTAGcccctgggtatcctgtgcctgctgagaaacctgcgTCTACCTTACCAGTGACAGTCTTATTCGAACCTGCTGCACCCATCTGTTATCCTGTGaccgtctcaccaaca TGTTTTGCATaa